From Butyrivibrio proteoclasticus B316, the proteins below share one genomic window:
- a CDS encoding DUF5688 family protein, which yields MNITVNSIIEELTNRGYIVSEQTCIKNGIEKKGVSVKKSEEDRIAPTLYLEEVVEDAEERNMTLSEVVDSLENLVSREFSFDVDKLFSADYLAEHIRIGVQREGTEELIKKTSEFEGIEEYLYIADTNNGESFSIKLKPRMAEQAGLTEEYLFEVAERNNHEEFTAQPLMNLIAQMMGTDSFGSDGEVAPMYVLSNKSNIKGASAMLDKKGIAELADRIGVHEFVLLPSSIHECILVPKTSEVDMKMFENMVKEVNATTVDPLERLVDRAYLLTA from the coding sequence ATGAACATTACAGTTAATTCTATTATCGAGGAACTTACAAACAGAGGTTATATCGTATCAGAGCAGACTTGCATCAAGAATGGAATTGAAAAGAAAGGCGTTTCAGTCAAGAAGAGCGAAGAGGACAGGATTGCTCCTACTCTGTATCTTGAGGAAGTTGTTGAGGACGCAGAAGAGAGGAACATGACTCTTTCAGAGGTTGTGGACAGCCTTGAGAACCTTGTTTCTAGGGAGTTTAGTTTTGACGTTGACAAGTTATTTTCGGCAGACTACCTTGCAGAGCATATCCGCATAGGAGTACAGAGAGAGGGAACAGAGGAACTTATCAAGAAGACAAGTGAGTTTGAGGGAATCGAAGAGTATCTCTATATCGCAGATACAAACAACGGAGAGAGCTTTTCGATAAAGCTAAAGCCTAGAATGGCAGAGCAGGCAGGACTTACAGAGGAATATCTTTTCGAGGTTGCAGAAAGGAACAACCACGAAGAGTTTACCGCCCAGCCGCTGATGAACCTCATTGCGCAGATGATGGGCACGGACTCTTTCGGAAGTGATGGAGAGGTTGCTCCGATGTATGTTCTTTCTAATAAGAGCAACATCAAGGGAGCAAGCGCAATGCTTGATAAAAAGGGTATCGCAGAACTTGCCGACAGAATCGGTGTTCACGAGTTTGTACTTCTTCCATCGAGTATCCATGAGTGCATTTTAGTACCCAAGACAAGCGAGGTTGACATGAAAATGTTTGAGAACATGGTTAAGGAAGTCAACGCAACCACAGTTGACCCACTAGAAAGACTTGTTGACAGAGCGTATCTACTGACCGCCTAA